From one Vanacampus margaritifer isolate UIUO_Vmar chromosome 12, RoL_Vmar_1.0, whole genome shotgun sequence genomic stretch:
- the trim8a gene encoding E3 ubiquitin-protein ligase TRIM8a, whose protein sequence is MDASWRNCFEEELLCPICLNVFEEPIQLPCKHNFCKGCISEAWAKDSGTGVRCPECNHEYDQKPLLEKNFKLTNIVKRFNVLDSEKSPTALHCVLCRRGPPLPVRKVCLRCKEPCCQIHVHTHLQQPCVAPGHLLVDAEELSAWTCPSHDEYRLLHCEEEQLAMCPFCCISHCSAQRHAVCDVDTQRMRMQAALMRQQDRLEGRVQNIDEHVAKLESDKMLMKDAVSDLKEQVRDQYQRMHSFLEAKQCESMQMLERAFSSYRRKNSQQVLQLNERRQQAEKLLSSVQAFFQRADNINVMKNTKPYQLLIDRSNSQLSNSVPQLSVGQISARHFFAGLTSQEKNLRKILEEPVNEASILEVVQTHLSSVGARSGLNKRKYGMAFLESATENSTCQHPPPLLYTNKMPLLAEPDQRDSNVFSSDTLGQNAQSGQGHSRFLDTSDHHVVGQHSAAILPAHLGGGGTSQQAVYEGRKVLMCSRPAAARHLYPSHDSFGPIRSQEFGSLPASQPLQHLPMRGLMEASQASRRSDYFGLYSQSSSKHYGTK, encoded by the exons ATGGATGCCAGCTGGAGGAACTGTTTCGAGGAGGAGCTTCTGTGTCCCATCTGCCTGAATGTGTTCGAGGAGCCAATCCAACTGCCATGTAAACACAACTTCTGCAAAGGTTGCATCTCGGAGGCGTGGGCCAAAGACAGCGGCACGGGGGTTCGCTGCCCCGAGTGCAACCACGAGTACGACCAGAAGCCGTTACTGGAGAAGAACTTCAAGCTGACCAACATCGTTAAGAGGTTCAACGTGTTGGACTCGGAGAAGTCCCCGACGGCACTGCACTGCGTCCTGTGCAGACGAGGCCCGCCGCTGCCCGTCAGGAAGGTGTGCCTGCGCTGCAAAGAGCCTTGCTGCCAGATACACGTGCACACGCACCTGCAGCAGCCGTGCGTGGCGCCCGGCCACCTGCTGGTGGACGCCGAGGAGCTGAGCGCCTGGACGTGTCCCAGCCATGACGAGTACAGGCTGCTCCACTGCGAGGAAGAGCAGCTGGCTATGTGTCCCTTTTGCTGCATCTCCCATTGCAGCGCCCAAAGACACGCGGTCTGCGACGTGGACACGCAACGCATGCGCATGCAG GCCGCGCTAATGAGGCAACAAGACAGACTGGAGGGTCGTGTTCAGAACATCGACGAGCACGTTGCCAAGCTGGAGTCCGACAAAATGCTGATGAAG GACGCAGTTTCGGACCTGAAGGAGCAAGTCAGAGACCAGTACCAGAGGATGCACAGCTTTCTGGAGGCCAAACAGTGTGAAAGTATGCAGATGCTCGAGAGAGCCTTCAGCTCATACAGGAGGAAAAACTCCCAGCAGGTTTTGCAGCTCAACGAGAGGCGACAGCAAGCAGAAAAACTCCTGAGCTCAGTACAAGCCTTCTTTCAAAGAGCCGACAACATCAACGTTATGAAG AACACAAAACCTTACCAACTACTAATTGACAG GTCCAATTCGCAGCTGAGCAATTCTGTCCCTCAACTCTCAGTGGGACAAATCAGCGCTCGTCATTTCTTCGCAGGCCTCACATCACAGGAAAAGAATCTGCGCAAAATCCTGGAAG AACCTGTCAATGAGGCATCCATCCTTGAGGTAGTCCAGACACATTTGAGCTCTGTTGGCGCTCGCTCAGGACTCAATAAGAGGAAATACGGAATGGCTTTCCTGGAGAGTGCCACAGAAAACTCCACTTGTCAGCATCCTCCGCCTTTGCTCTACACCAACAAAATGCCTCTACTCGCTGAACCCGACCAGCGTGACTCAAACGTATTCTCCTCTGACACGCTGGGTCAGAATGCTCAGTCTGGTCAAGGCCACAGCCGATTCCTGGACACTTCGGACCATCACGTGGTGGGCCAACactcggcggccattttaccagcGCACCTCGGCGGCGGGGGCACATCCCAACAGGCTGTGTACGAAGGGAGGAAAGTGCTGATGTGCTCCAGGCCTGCAGCCGCTCGACACCTTTACCCGTCGCACGACTCATTCGGCCCAATCAGATCTCAGGAGTTTGGCTCTCTACCTGCCAGCCAGCCCTTGCAGCATTTACCCATGAGGGGACTGATGGAAGCCTCGCAGGCTTCCAGGCGCTCTGACTATTTTGGCCTGTACAGTCAGTCTTCGAGCAAGCATTACGGGACCAAGTAG
- the npm3 gene encoding nucleoplasmin-3 isoform X2, whose translation MSFTDEDTSHAVFSGQTKMESFLFCCELSSKVPFFCFQGDEDDDLEHFIEFRTVCLGEGAQEENNVVEVTAMNHQGKTTSVPIANLHIGCLPMVSLGEFELKAPVTVRLKAGSGPVTVSGLHLIASEVEESDLEEEEDEDEEEEEDDVSPIKPAKKKNKQLQ comes from the exons ATGTCTTTCACCGACGAAGATACTTCACACGCCGTCTTTTCGGGTCAAACAAAGATGGAGAGCTTCCTGTTCT GTTGCGAGCTCTCCTCCAAAGTTCCTTTCTTCTGCTTCCAGGGAGATGAGGATGATGACTTGGAGCACTTCATAGAGTTCAGAACG gtatgtttgggggaagGCGCCCAAGAAGAGAATAACGTGGTGGAGGTGACAGCCATGAACCACCAAGGAAAGACAACTTCAGTGCCCATTGCGAACCTTCACATTGGCTGTCTTCCGATG GTGAGCTTGGGTGAGTTTGAGCTCAAAGCACCAGTGACTGTCCGTCTCAAGGCTGGCTCAGGACCAGTGACCGTCAGTGGCCTGCACCTTATTG CTTCAGAGGTTGAAGAGTCAGacttggaggaggaagaggacgaagatgaggaagaggaagaagacgacGTCAGCCCTATCAAACcggcaaagaagaagaacaagcagCTGCAGTAA
- the npm3 gene encoding nucleoplasmin-3 isoform X1, whose product MPRTALCSRGYQQGADRNVARVMTSRYAIIRRLFFFCPWKVNLAQRVVNKPLCGTFIPAECLSPTKILHTPSFRVKQRWRASCSGDEDDDLEHFIEFRTVCLGEGAQEENNVVEVTAMNHQGKTTSVPIANLHIGCLPMVSLGEFELKAPVTVRLKAGSGPVTVSGLHLIASEVEESDLEEEEDEDEEEEEDDVSPIKPAKKKNKQLQ is encoded by the exons ATGCCTCGAACTGCACTCTGCAGCCGGGGTTACCAACAGGGAGCTGATAGGAACGTGGCGCGCGTGATGACGTCACGTTACGCAATAATCcggcgacttttttttttttgcccgtgGAAGGTAAATTTGGCTCAACGTGTTGTCAACAAACCTCTCTGCGGCACTTTCATCCCCGCAGAATGTCTTTCACCGACGAAGATACTTCACACGCCGTCTTTTCGGGTCAAACAAAGATGGAGAGCTTCCTGTTCT GGAGATGAGGATGATGACTTGGAGCACTTCATAGAGTTCAGAACG gtatgtttgggggaagGCGCCCAAGAAGAGAATAACGTGGTGGAGGTGACAGCCATGAACCACCAAGGAAAGACAACTTCAGTGCCCATTGCGAACCTTCACATTGGCTGTCTTCCGATG GTGAGCTTGGGTGAGTTTGAGCTCAAAGCACCAGTGACTGTCCGTCTCAAGGCTGGCTCAGGACCAGTGACCGTCAGTGGCCTGCACCTTATTG CTTCAGAGGTTGAAGAGTCAGacttggaggaggaagaggacgaagatgaggaagaggaagaagacgacGTCAGCCCTATCAAACcggcaaagaagaagaacaagcagCTGCAGTAA
- the oga gene encoding protein O-GlcNAcase, producing the protein MVQKDKTLERTLVETEPSSSPVSGEACAVGPGLLEESVGISVEVTGHRKFISGVVEGFYGRPWTMEQRKELFRRQQKWGLNTYLYAPKDDYKHRMFWRELYSVEEAEQLMTLIGAARDYSIEFIYAISPGLDITFSNQKEVTALKRKLDQVTHFGCTSFALLFDDIDHNMCPADKEVFSSFAHAQVSITNEIYQYLGEPETFLFCPTEYCGTFCYPNVSQSPYLHTVGEKLLPSIDILWTGPKVVSKDITVESIEEVSKILRRAPVIWDNIHANDYDQKRLFLGPYKGRSTELIPRLKGVLTNPNCEFESNFVAIHTLATWYKSNMNGVRKDVVMTDGEDSTVSIQIKLENEGSDEELETDMLYSPQLALKLALTEWLGDFVVPHQYNSRQVLQGGAKSTVIDTSSIAPPSLCSDTTVTTVFQQPIMSPSMPPHLLEPHPMAKTPEQEEEVEKKDSDEEPMEMVVEKQEETVTELKLEGAVLADKMAEELKPMDTDKESLGESKSSEESIQEDSGSDIAPMQTDDQLKQDVFAPGPNEKPLFTVEPLSIEDLCLLAELFYLPYEHGPKAMQMLKEFNWLRANSSVVSVNCKMKEDEKVAEWQLRAEKFEDMCCSVIQMFTRLSNSANRTILYDLYPYIWDIKSIISMVKSFVQWLGCRSQSSAQFPKGDQEPWAFRGGLAGEFQRLLPIEGANDLFYQPPPSLPTSKIYSIRPYFAKDEASVYKICKEMYYEGMEDAPSPDKESDLIGDKLVGGLLSLSPDYGFVLEDDEGICGYALGTVDVKPFIKKCEMSWIPFMQEKYHKPDGQKDLTEAEKMILSFHEEEEGFPESFLSNFPSLIKVDIHAKVTDPSVAKSMMGCLLSSLKANGSQGAFCKVRQTDKRMLDFYSKLGCFEVAKMEGFPKDAIIMGRSL; encoded by the exons atggtcCAAAAAGATAAGACGCTGGAGAGGACACTGGTGGAAACCGAACCGAGCTCCAGCCCAGTCTCGGGAGAGGCTTGTGCCGTGGGTCCCGGCCTGTTAGAAGAGTCCGTAGGAATCAGCGTGGAAGTGACGGGCCATAGAAAATTCATCAGTGGAGTGGTGGAAG GCTTTTATGGACGACCATGGACAATGGAACAGAGAAAAGAGTTGTTCAGGAG ACAGCAGAAATGGGGACTGAATACGTACCTTTACGCACCCAAAGATGACTACAAACACAGAATGTTCTGGAGGGAGTTGTACTCAGTGGAGGAAGCAG AACAACTTATGACACTTATTGGAGCAGCCAGAGACTACAGCATTGAGTTCATCTACGCAATTTCTCCTGGACTTGACATCACTTTCTCTAATCAGAAAGAGGTCACAGCACTCAAGAGGAAACTGGACCAG GTGACACACTTTGGTTGCACGTCTTTCGCCTTACTTTTTGACGACATCGACCACAACATGTGCCCCGCTGACAAGGAGGTGTTCAGCTCATTTGCGCACGCTCAGGTGTCCATCACTAATGAAATCTACCAGTACCTTGGAGAGCCTGAAACCTTCCTGTTCTGTCCCACAG AGTACTGTGGAACCTTCTGCTACCCGAACGTGTCTCAGTCTCCCTACCTCCACACAGTAGGAGAGAAGCTGTTGCCTAGCATCGACATTTTGTGGACAG GACCCAAAGTTGTATCCAAAGACATCACAGTTGAGTCAATTGAGGAAGTGTCTAAGATTTTAAGAAGAGCCCCCGTGATCTGGGACAACATTCACGCTAATGACTACGACCAGAAGAGGCTCTTCTTGGGTCCTTACAAGGGCCGCTCCACAGAACTCATCCCCAGATTGAAGGGAGTCCTCACTAACCCCAACTGCGAGTTTGAGTCCAACTTTGTTGCCATCCACACTCTGGCCACCTGGTACAAGTCCAACATGAACGGGGTGCGCAAGGATGTGGTCATGA CGGATGGTGAGGACAGCACCGTTTCCATCCAGATTAAGTTGGAGAATGAGGGCAGTGATGAAGAACTGGAGACAGACATGCTTTACAGCCCCCAGCTAGCTCTGAAACTGGCTCTCACCGAGTGGCTTGGAGACTTCGTTGTGCCTCATCAATATAACA GCCGACAGGTGCTTCAGGGCGGTGCCAAAAGTACAGTCATCGACACGTCCTCCATTGCCCCGCCTTCACTTTGCTCCGATACCACAGTGACGACTGTGTTCCAGCAGCCCATAATGTCTCCGTCCATGCCGCCTCACCTACTAGAACCTCACCCCATGGCAAAAACACCTGAGCAGGAAGAGGAG GTGGAGAAGAAGGATTCTGACGAGGAGCCCATGGAGATGGTGGTGGAGAAGCAGGAAGAGACGGTCACAGAGCTGAAACTTGAGGGTGCTGTCTTGGCTGACAAGATGGCGGAAGAGTTGAAGCCCATGGATACGGACAAAGAGAGCTTGGGAGAATCCAAGTCTTCCGAAGAGTCCATACAGGAAGATTCTGGGAGCGATATTGCCCCCATGCAGACTGACGATCAACTCAAACAG GACGTATTTGCACCAGGTCCCAATGAGAAGCCACTGTTCACTGTGGAGCCGCTCTCCATTGAGGACCTTTGCCTTCTGGCGGAACTCTTCTACCTGCCTTACGAGCACGGCCCCAAGGCCATGCAGATGTTGAAAGAGTTCAACTGGCTGCGAGCCAACAGCAGCGTCGTCAGTGTCAACTGCAAGATGAAAGAAGATGAGAAG GTTGCAGAATGGCAGTTGAGAGCAGAGAAGTTTGAGGACATGTGCTGCTCAGTCATCCAGATGTTCACACGTCTGTCCAATTCGGCCAACCGCACCATCCTGTATGACCTCTACCCTTACATCTGGGACATCAAGAGCATCATTTCTATGGTCAAGTCCTTTGTCCAGTGGCTAG GGTGTCGTAGTCAGTCCTCAGCACAATTCCCTAAAGGAGACCAAGAACCGTGGGCCTTTAGGGGAGGTCTAGCAGGAGAGTTCCAG AGATTATTGCCAATAGAAGGGGCAAACGATCTTTTCTACCAGCCTCCACCATCACTGCCTACCTCCAAAATCTATTCAATAAGGCCATACTTTGCCAAAGATGAG gcttCAGTGTATAAAATCTGTAAAGAAATGTACTATGAAGGAATGGAGGATGCACCTTCCCCTGATAAGGAATCTGACCTCATTGGTGACAA GTTGGTCGGAGGCCTCCTCTCTCTGAGCCCGGACTACGGCTTTGTGCTGGAGGACGACGAAGGCATCTGCGGCTACGCTCTGGGCACCGTGGACGTCAAGCCCTTCATCAAGAAATGCGAGATGAGCTGGATTCCTTTCATGCAAGAGAAGTACCACAAACCCGATGGCCAAAAGGATCTCACGGAGGCTGAG AAGATGATTTTGAGTTTccacgaggaagaggagggtttTCCGGAATCGTTCCTGTCTAACTTCCCATCTCTCATCAAGGTTGACATCCATGCAAAGGTCACCGATCCCAGTGTGGCTAAAAGCATGATGGGATGTCTGTTATCTTCCCTTAAGGCCAACG GCTCCCAAGGTGCTTTCTGTAAGGTTCGCCAGACTGACAAGAGAATGTTGGACTTCTACAGTAAGCTTGGCTGCTTTGAGGTGGCCAAGATGGAGGGCTTTCCCAAAGATGCGATCATAATGGGGCGAAGCTTATGA